In one window of Ptychodera flava strain L36383 unplaced genomic scaffold, AS_Pfla_20210202 Scaffold_63__1_contigs__length_709137_pilon, whole genome shotgun sequence DNA:
- the LOC139128655 gene encoding uncharacterized protein: protein MDAKRKYCPHCDEELVTKVYKRHRRQYYNEHSNSWTKLDDFESETDDLQTISDVLYDNTCDEGDLNSFFDLHESTTDDNAGGQTPQENIDNFIDTLEEEDREYFYEPYTEEESCFRSDQCNFEIWDNVNEKELNEDFNEKSNSSNLFVSVSADESTDPRLLTLLNWFCLFLSYLWYFHNLTDTCMLLILGFFRTLFLILGQIFPCLIAFSVLLPASLYKLKKVLGLNEDRFIKYVVCPKCSSIYKFEDCHKRVGSQNVPVKCKFTEFPAHKQKKHRQPCGAPLLKEVELKGNKKRLYPFKVYCYKSVTQSLSELIKRGNFVEKCELWRNRTPSPGVLSDIYDGRIWREFQTVNGRPFLSSPKNYAMQLNLDWFCPFKHLPYSVGALYLVILNLPRAERYKKENVILVGLLPGPREPALNINAFLEPFVDEMKLLWDEGLSCSIIESGKKVVCELEQP from the coding sequence ATGGATGCAAAACGAAAATATTGTCCTCACTGTGATGAAGAACTGGTAACCAAAGTCTACAAGCGGCATCGCAGACAATACTACAATGAACATTCCAACAGTTGGACCAAACTCGATGACTTTGAATCAGAAACTGATGACTTGCAGACTATCAGTGATGTTTTATACGACAACACTTGTGATGAGGGTGACCTGAACAGcttttttgatttgcatgaatCAACTACTGATGATAATGCTGGAGGGCAAACACCTCAAGAGAACATTGACAATTTCATAGACACTTTAGAAGAAGAAGACAGAGAGTACTTTTATGAACCTTATACAGAAGAAGAGAGCTGTTTCCGGAGTGATCAGTGTAATTTTGAGATCTGGGACAATGTAAATGAAAAGGAACTTAATGAggattttaatgaaaaatcaaACTCATCCAATCTCTTTGTTTCAGTGTCTGCAGATGAGTCAACTGACCCAAGGTTGTTGACACTATtaaattggttttgtttgtttttgtcttaCCTATGGTATTTCCATAATTtaacagatacatgtatgctaTTAATACTGGGATTTTTCAGGACACTGTTCCTTATTTTAGGGCAAATATTCCCATGCCTCATTGCTTTTTCTGTTCTTTTACCTGCAAGTTTATACAAACTCAAAAAAGTATTGGGGCTCAATGAAGACAGATTTATCAAATATGTTGTTTGCCCAAAGTGCAGTTCAATTTACAAGTTTGAGGATTGTCACAAACGTGTAGGAAGTCAAAATGTACcagtaaaatgcaaatttacagaGTTTCCAGCACATAAACAGAAAAAGCACAGACAACCTTGTGGGGCACCTCTACTTAAAGAAGTAGAActaaaaggaaacaaaaaacGGTTGTACCCTTTTAAAGTGTATTGCTACAAATCAGTCACACAGTCTTTGTCAGAACTTATCAAACGAGGGAATTTCGTggaaaaatgtgaactttggcGTAACAGGACACCATCTCCTGGTGTTTTGTCCGATATTTATGATGGCAGAATTTGGAGAGAGTTCCAAACTGTAAATGGCAGGCCATTCTTAAGCTCTCCTAAAAACTATGCAATGCAGTTGAATTTAGATTGGTTTTGTCCATTTAAACACCTGCCATATAGCGTTGGAGCATTGTATTTGGTCATTCTGAATTTGCCACGTGCGGAGAgatacaaaaaagaaaatgtcattCTTGTTGGGTTACTACCAGGTCCAAGGGAGCCTGCATTGAATATTAATGCATTTCTTGAACCCTttgttgatgaaatgaagttGTTATGGGATGAAGGACTATCATGTTCTATAATAGAATCTGGTAAGAAGGTAGTTTGTGAATTAGAGCAGCCTTGA